One Pseudomonadota bacterium genomic region harbors:
- a CDS encoding 2,3-bisphosphoglycerate-independent phosphoglycerate mutase, producing the protein MDGVGCGAHDESDAVWLARTPNLDFLAEHTLACRLAAHGRSVGMPSDADMGNSEVGHNAMGAGRVFDQ; encoded by the coding sequence ATGGACGGCGTGGGTTGCGGCGCCCACGATGAATCCGATGCCGTCTGGCTGGCACGCACTCCTAACCTCGACTTCCTTGCGGAGCATACGCTCGCCTGTCGCCTGGCCGCGCACGGACGCTCCGTGGGCATGCCCTCGGACGCGGACATGGGCAACAGCGAGGTCGGCCACAACGCCATGGGAGCAGGTCGGGTCTTCGACCAGG
- a CDS encoding acetyl-CoA carboxylase biotin carboxylase subunit, whose amino-acid sequence MAFRRVSGTIPAVFRKILVANRGEIAVRIIRTLREMGIGSVAVYSDADRTALHVRHADEAVNIGPAPSRDSYLDIDRVLDACRRTAAEAVHPGYGFLSENGDFAEACASAKITFIGPGPAAMRAMGNKTTARQTVQRAGVAVVPGSCAGSDAELARAAHEIGWPVLLKAAAGGGGKGMRLVQTAEGFADALQRARSEAKNAFGDDTLYLERALTRPRHVEVQVLCDSQGTRLHLFERDCSIQRRHQKVIEESPSPAVDAELVAKMGEVALRVARAVDYVSAGTVEFLLDTDGSFYFLEMNTRLQVEHPVTELRLGVDLVREQVRVAAGQPLGLRQEQLEPRGHAIECRICAEDPTLDFLPSPGTIHSLQTPGGPGVRDDSGAYAGATITSHYDPLVSKLCVCAPDRPQAVARMSRALAEYVLSGIQTNLGFHQRVMRQPDFVAGRYDTGFIEQHADELLRADDLRAMSDALAVGAAVAVAERHAPGRSQGRGSSSISAWRRSGRHPWGSV is encoded by the coding sequence TTGGCTTTCCGGCGCGTCTCGGGCACCATCCCGGCCGTGTTCCGAAAGATCTTGGTCGCCAATCGAGGCGAAATTGCCGTCCGAATCATCCGCACACTGCGGGAAATGGGGATCGGCTCGGTTGCCGTCTACAGCGACGCGGACCGAACGGCGCTGCACGTGCGTCACGCAGACGAGGCCGTGAACATCGGTCCCGCTCCCAGCCGCGACAGCTACCTCGACATCGATCGTGTGCTCGACGCCTGCCGCCGCACAGCCGCTGAGGCGGTGCACCCCGGGTATGGCTTCCTGAGTGAAAACGGGGACTTTGCCGAGGCCTGCGCTTCTGCGAAGATCACGTTCATAGGGCCGGGGCCTGCGGCCATGCGTGCGATGGGCAATAAGACGACCGCCAGACAGACCGTGCAGCGCGCAGGCGTGGCCGTGGTGCCGGGGTCGTGCGCGGGGTCGGACGCGGAGCTGGCTCGGGCCGCGCACGAGATCGGTTGGCCCGTGCTGCTCAAGGCCGCGGCGGGCGGCGGAGGCAAAGGCATGCGTCTGGTGCAGACGGCCGAGGGCTTCGCGGACGCCCTGCAGCGCGCCCGCAGTGAGGCGAAAAACGCCTTTGGCGACGACACGCTGTACCTCGAGCGCGCGCTCACACGCCCCAGGCACGTGGAAGTTCAAGTGCTGTGCGACAGCCAGGGAACCCGGCTGCATCTCTTCGAACGGGATTGCTCCATCCAGCGGCGACACCAAAAGGTCATCGAGGAGTCGCCCAGTCCCGCAGTCGATGCCGAGCTGGTGGCGAAGATGGGTGAAGTGGCGCTGCGCGTTGCCCGAGCGGTCGACTACGTTTCGGCCGGTACGGTCGAGTTCTTGCTGGATACAGACGGAAGTTTCTACTTCCTGGAGATGAACACGCGGCTGCAGGTGGAGCACCCTGTCACCGAGCTTCGTCTCGGGGTCGATCTCGTGCGCGAGCAGGTGCGCGTAGCGGCCGGGCAGCCGCTTGGGCTGCGGCAGGAACAGCTTGAGCCCCGCGGACACGCCATCGAATGCCGAATCTGTGCCGAAGACCCGACCCTGGATTTCCTTCCGAGCCCGGGCACGATCCACAGCCTGCAGACGCCTGGGGGCCCGGGCGTCCGAGACGACAGCGGCGCCTACGCTGGTGCGACCATCACGAGCCACTACGATCCCCTGGTCTCGAAGCTCTGCGTATGCGCGCCCGATCGACCGCAGGCGGTGGCCCGCATGAGCAGGGCCCTGGCTGAGTACGTGCTGAGCGGCATTCAGACCAACCTCGGGTTCCACCAGCGGGTCATGCGCCAGCCCGATTTCGTCGCTGGACGCTACGACACGGGGTTCATCGAGCAACACGCCGACGAGCTGCTGCGGGCGGACGATCTCCGCGCCATGTCGGATGCGCTGGCGGTGGGCGCTGCTGTGGCTGTGGCCGAGCGGCACGCGCCGGGCCGCAGCCAAGGCCGGGGCTCGAGCTCCATATCAGCCTGGAGACGCAGCGGACGCCACCCATGGGGTAGCGTCTAG